Within the Mucilaginibacter sp. CSA2-8R genome, the region GCTGGCCGGCAGCTACGTAAGCGCCTTCGTCTACATAAACTTTATCAAGCGCGCCGCTAACCTGCGGACGCACTTCAACGTTTACTGTGCCTTCAATAGAGGCCGGATACTCCTGATAGGTAGTTTGTGTGGCCGAATTTACACTGGCTACCGGTAGTAAGGGTGGCGGAGGTGCCTGGGCAACTTCGGGTTTAGGTTTGCAACTATATAAGGTGAGGATGCTGATTGCTAAGATGAGATTTTTCATGATGTTGTTGTTTGGCGTAAGTGTGGATATAGGATAAGTTTAATAATTAAGCAATTTGATGATTTGATTAATGAGTGGAGCGCTGTCTGAGGCAAGTTGCCAGAACGTTGATTTAATGTTATTAAATCGTTTAACAGCGTTAAGTTTATGTGACAGGCAGGTGGGTTTTGTATTCATGATGTTGAGATTTACTTAATTTTTATATTTAACAGTGTTAAATTATCTAACACTGTATATTATAGGCAAAAAAAATTTATGGCGTGATAGATCTGATAATACCGGTTATAGCGTCACGCAATACCTGACGGTTAATATCGTCCGAAGAATTGCGGCCTAAAATATTGATAGAGATTAGCCCATGTACTACCGACCAGAAAGTATAATACTTGGTACATATTACATCCGAGTCCATATCCTCAATATGCATTAACTCGCCAATAGCAGGTGTAAATGCATCCCACGGTAGTTCGGCCTCGGGCAACTGGTTCACTAATTCGCAACAGCAATTAGTAGATACCCCAAACATCACCTGGTACAGTTCTTTGTTATCAAAAGCAAAATTCCAGTAAGCCAGCCACATGGCTTCTAACTGTTTTGCCGGTGAGCGGTGCTCGGCTTTGGCCTGTTGTAGTTCGCGGTCTAATAATAAAAAGCCTTTGCGTGTAAGTTCCAGCAGTATGGCTTCTTTGTTCGCAAAATATTCGTAAATGATAGGGGCGGTATATTCAATAACATCGGCAATTTTGCGTAAGCTCAAAGCCTGCCATCCTTCCTGCTTTACAATTTGCAGGGCGGCATCCAGAATGTTAATCCTGGTTTCTTCTTTTAAGCGTGCTATACGTTCTTTACTTGCCATTGCTAATCAGTGTAAATCATTTAACACTGTTAAGCAAATGTACAACGCCAAATAAATCACCGTTTCATTTAATTGTCATTAAAAATTTAAACTGGTCTTTTAAATGATAAATAGGCATGTGAAAGGCTGATTTATAGGCTTTATTTTGATGGGAT harbors:
- a CDS encoding TetR/AcrR family transcriptional regulator, with amino-acid sequence MASKERIARLKEETRINILDAALQIVKQEGWQALSLRKIADVIEYTAPIIYEYFANKEAILLELTRKGFLLLDRELQQAKAEHRSPAKQLEAMWLAYWNFAFDNKELYQVMFGVSTNCCCELVNQLPEAELPWDAFTPAIGELMHIEDMDSDVICTKYYTFWSVVHGLISINILGRNSSDDINRQVLRDAITGIIRSITP